Below is a window of Candidatus Nanosynbacter sp. HMT-352 DNA.
TGTGAGTCGTCAGAATAACCGTCGTGCCATACTTGTTAATCTTTTCCAGCAAGCGAACAATGTCCCAGCTATGCTTCGGGTCCAAGTTTCCAGTCGGCTCGTCCGCAATCAGAATCTTCGGCTGACGAACCACCGCACGCGCAATCGCTACACGCTGGCGCTCACCGCCAGAAAGCTGATGAGGAAAATGCTTTTCCTTCCCCTTAAGACCAACCAACTCGATCACCTTCGGCACAGTTGCCTTAATTTCCCGATTTGTCATTCCAGCAATTTCCAGCGCAAACGCCACATTTTCAAACACCGTTCGATTCGGAAGCAACTTAAAATCCTGAAATACCACGCCAATTTTACGACGCAACAGCGGAATATGCTTGTCCTTCAAATTGTCATAATCAATTCCGCCAACCACAATTTTTCCAGAGCTTGGCTTTTCTTCGCGAGTCAAAAGCTTCAAAAGTGTCGATTTGCCAGCACCCGACGTACCAACAATAATCACAAATTCACCAGCACCAACATGGATGCTTGCTCGGTTCAGCGCTGGCTTATTACTTTTTCCGTAGTTCTTCGTTACCCTATCTAACAGAATCATTAATAGTATTATACCATAAGCTAAATATTTTTAGAATTAGCATTTTGTTCTAAATATGCCGTGATAAATTCGTCAATATCGCCATCCAGAACATCCTGAGCATTGCGGTTTTCGTGCTTTGTGCGCGTATCTTTAACTAGCGTATATGGATGCAAAACGTAATTTCTAATTTGGCTACCCCAGTTTGCCGATTCGCCAGCCCTAAGATCCGACAAAGTTTCGGCGTGTTGCTCTAATTTCATCGCTAGCAATTTTGACCGCAAAATCTTCAACGCCGTTTCTTTGTTCTGAATCTGCGAGCGCTCATTCTGAATAGCCACTGTTATTCCCGTCGGCTCATGCGTCACTCGAACCGCCGAATCCGTCGTATTCACACCTTGACCGCCCTTGCCGCCCGAACGATAGACATCAATTCTTAAGTCATTCGGGTCAATCGATATTTCATCGGGCGCGTCAATTTTCGGCAAAACCTCGACAAGCGCAAAACTAGTCTGGCGCAAATTGTCGGCATTAAACGGACTTAATCTCACCAAACGATGCACGCCATTTTCCGACCGCAGTTTTCCATAAGCAAAAGATCCAGAAATCTCCAAAACGACCGTTTTAATTCCAGCGTCGTCATTTGTCGAGCGTTCCAGCGTATCGACCTTCATTCCAGACTTTTCTGCCCAGCGCAGATACATTCGCTCCAACATCGCCGCAAAATCCTGAGCATCCAGCCCGCCCACGCCAGCAGAAATACGCATAATTGCCGAGCGATTGTCATATTCGCCAGAGAATAACAAATCGGTTTTATGGCTCTCAAAACTCTTCTCAATCGCCGCAACTTGCGCTTGGAATTCCGGCAATAAATCGTCATCGCCAAGCTCCATCAGCTCCACCATATCACCAACCTGCACCGTCAAAGTCTGCCAAGGCTCGACGGTCTGGCGAAGGCTAGCGGCTTGTTTCGTTAATTCTTGGGCGTAATCAGGATTATTCCAAATTTCTGGCTGGTTTAATTGATCGTCCAGTTCCGCCAATTTCTGCTCCAAATCAGAAAACTTCAGCGCTTTTTTAGCCTGTTCAATTTCTTTTTCTAATTCACCAATTTTCTTTTTTAGCGGTTGCATATATTTTATTGTACCATTTTTCAACACTCAATTCTCTGTTAAAATAAAAAGATGGATAAAGATATTGAGAAAATTCTATTTACGAACGAAGAAATAAAAACGGCAGTTCAGAAACTTGGGAAAAAATTGACCGAGGATTATCACGATAAAAATCCTGTTGTCGTGGGCATTTTACGCGGCGCAGCACCGTTTATGATCGACTTGATACAAGCGATGGATTGCTATATGGAAATTGACTTCATGGCGGTTTCCAGCTACGGCGACGACACAAAATCTTCTGGATCTGTAAAAATTATCAAAGATTTGGACACCGACGTAACGGATAGGCATGTGTTGATAGTTGAGGATATAATTGACAGTGGTCGAACCGCCCAAGCGCTAAGAGAATTATTTGCCGCAAAAAATGCTGCGTCGGTAAAAATATGCTCGCTATTAGACAAACCAGCGCGGCGCGAAGTTGACGCAAAAGCCGATTATGTCGGCATCGATACGCCGAATGAATTTGTCGTTGGCTATGGCCTGGATTTCCGCCAGCAATATCGCAACTTGCCATACATCGGCGTCTTAAAACCAGAAGTTTATCAAGATTAAAGTTCTTCTACGGCGGCGACAAATCGCTCGCCACGATCAGAATAACTCTTAAACATATCAAAGCTGGCGGCCGCTGGGCTAAGAATCACCACGTCGCCAGATTGCGCTTTATTTTTGGCTGATTTGGCAACTTCTTTCATTCCTGCCATATTCAATTGGACAATTTCGCAATCAATTTTTTCTCCCCTTAAAACTTCCCTAATTTCATCAGCGTTAGCGCCATTAATAATTATCGATCGCATATTTTGCCTGGCAATTTCTTTCGCTAATTCAGAATAATCCGCGCCTTTATCCGAGCCGCCCAAAATTAAAATCTTCGGTTCTACAAAAGCTTTTAACGCCGCAATCGCACTACCCGGAGTTGTCGAAATACTGTCATCGTAATATTTCACGCCGTATTTTTCAGCAACAAACTTCAATCGATGCGGCAACCCCGTAAAATCACTAAGTCCTTTCTTTATCTCATCATCCGACACGTTCGGCAAAATCGACTTTACAGCCAATATCGCCGCGCAAGCATTGTCAATATTATGTTTCCCCGGCAAGTGAATCGCAGAAGTTATATCGTCCGAAAGAGCAAATGGATATTCCTTTTTCTGTGCCAAGCTCGTATCTGCAATCGACGAACTAAACTCATTTTGAGAATTATAGACAACATAATCGTCCGCGGTTTGAAACTTGGCAATATTCGCCTTTGCCGCCAAATAATCATTAAAATCAGCGTGAACGTTCAAGTGGTCAGGCTCAATCATCAGCACCACAGCAACGTGCGGAGATTTCTGCAAATCCCACAATTGAAAACTGGACAACTCGTAAACAACAATGTCATTTTTCTCAATTTTTGGCAAAATATCCAAAGCTGGCACGCCAATATTCCCCACTAAATGAACGGTTTTACCTGCGGCGCGCAAAATCGACGATATAAAACTGCACGTCGTGCCCTTGCCTTTTGTGCCAGTCACGCCAATTATAGTTGCTGGGCAATTGGCAAAAAACTCATTTGTCGATGACCAAATGCGACCGCTAGTCTTTATCTTTTTTGGCGGAAGACTTGGCGACCTAACAATTAAATCCGCGTTCTCCAACCCCAAAAATCCCGCCTGATAAGTCACATTTTCTGGCAAATTATCTACTTTTTCACGCTCATCCGCCACCAAAAAATCAGCTTCCGGAAACTTCTCTCGAAAATAACGCAAATTAGATTGACCTTCAACACCAAAACCAGCAATGACAATTTTCATAACCTGATTATATCACGGGCAATTTACGATTACACCCTAGAACAGCTTGTCGAGCTTGTCGTACAGCTTTGTTAATAGCTCTTTTTCTTCCGAAGTAACTGCTGCCAACGTCCATGTGTTGGATG
It encodes the following:
- the ftsE gene encoding cell division ATP-binding protein FtsE → MILLDRVTKNYGKSNKPALNRASIHVGAGEFVIIVGTSGAGKSTLLKLLTREEKPSSGKIVVGGIDYDNLKDKHIPLLRRKIGVVFQDFKLLPNRTVFENVAFALEIAGMTNREIKATVPKVIELVGLKGKEKHFPHQLSGGERQRVAIARAVVRQPKILIADEPTGNLDPKHSWDIVRLLEKINKYGTTVILTTHNVEIVNKLKRRVITIDHGKITSDQARGSYKQ
- the hpt gene encoding hypoxanthine phosphoribosyltransferase: MDKDIEKILFTNEEIKTAVQKLGKKLTEDYHDKNPVVVGILRGAAPFMIDLIQAMDCYMEIDFMAVSSYGDDTKSSGSVKIIKDLDTDVTDRHVLIVEDIIDSGRTAQALRELFAAKNAASVKICSLLDKPARREVDAKADYVGIDTPNEFVVGYGLDFRQQYRNLPYIGVLKPEVYQD
- the prfB gene encoding peptide chain release factor 2; this encodes MQPLKKKIGELEKEIEQAKKALKFSDLEQKLAELDDQLNQPEIWNNPDYAQELTKQAASLRQTVEPWQTLTVQVGDMVELMELGDDDLLPEFQAQVAAIEKSFESHKTDLLFSGEYDNRSAIMRISAGVGGLDAQDFAAMLERMYLRWAEKSGMKVDTLERSTNDDAGIKTVVLEISGSFAYGKLRSENGVHRLVRLSPFNADNLRQTSFALVEVLPKIDAPDEISIDPNDLRIDVYRSGGKGGQGVNTTDSAVRVTHEPTGITVAIQNERSQIQNKETALKILRSKLLAMKLEQHAETLSDLRAGESANWGSQIRNYVLHPYTLVKDTRTKHENRNAQDVLDGDIDEFITAYLEQNANSKNI
- the murD gene encoding UDP-N-acetylmuramoyl-L-alanine--D-glutamate ligase; protein product: MKIVIAGFGVEGQSNLRYFREKFPEADFLVADEREKVDNLPENVTYQAGFLGLENADLIVRSPSLPPKKIKTSGRIWSSTNEFFANCPATIIGVTGTKGKGTTCSFISSILRAAGKTVHLVGNIGVPALDILPKIEKNDIVVYELSSFQLWDLQKSPHVAVVLMIEPDHLNVHADFNDYLAAKANIAKFQTADDYVVYNSQNEFSSSIADTSLAQKKEYPFALSDDITSAIHLPGKHNIDNACAAILAVKSILPNVSDDEIKKGLSDFTGLPHRLKFVAEKYGVKYYDDSISTTPGSAIAALKAFVEPKILILGGSDKGADYSELAKEIARQNMRSIIINGANADEIREVLRGEKIDCEIVQLNMAGMKEVAKSAKNKAQSGDVVILSPAAASFDMFKSYSDRGERFVAAVEEL